GCTGGAGCGGTCGGCGGTCGTCGCGGCCGGTGCGGGGGCGGTGACGACGTGCCTGCTGGTCCCGGCGGCGCTGACCGGCCTGGTGCAGCGCCGCCGGGGCGGTGGGTGACGGGGAGGGGGGTCAGCGGCGGCGCAGCAGGGTGAGGTGCATGGCGTCGGTGCCGTGGACGTGCGGCCAGAGCTGGACGTCGAGGCCGTGGGCTCCCCCGTCGTCGGCACCCAGGTCGATCGACGCCCCGGGGACGAGGACGTCGCGCACGGCGGCGCGGGCGTCGAGCCGCTCGACGTCGTCGCGGCGACGCAGGACGTCGTCGACGACGTGCCGGGTCTCCGCCAGGTGCGGGGAGCACGTCACGTACGCCACCACTCCCCCGGGGCGGACGGCGTCGAGCGCGGAGGCCAGGAGCTCGGCCTGCAGGCCGGTGAGGGTGCCGAGGTCGGCAGGGGTGCGCCGCCAGCGGGACTCGGGGCGGCGGCGCAGGGCGCCGAGGCCGGTGCAGGGCGCGTCCACCAGGACGCGGTCGTAGAGACCCGGCTCGTCGTCACCCACCGCGCGACCGTCGCCGGTGCGGACGTCGACGACGCCGTCGGGCAGGGCGCGCACGCCCCGGCGCACGAGGCGGGCCCGGTGCGGCTGCACCTCGTTGGCCACCAGGGTGGCGTCACGCTGCGCGGCGAGCGCACCGAGGAGCGCGGCCTTGCCACCGGGGCCGGCGCACAGGTCGAGCCAGCGGGCGTCCGGGCCGTCGAGGGGCACGGCGGCCAGAGCCAGGGTGACGAGCTGGGAGCCCTCGTCCTGCACGCCCCCACGACCGTCGGCGACCGCGGGCAGGGCGGCGGGGTCGGCGCCGGAGGCGAGGACCCGCGCGGACGGGGCGAGGCGTCCGGCCTCGAGGCGGGCGTCGGAGCCGTCCGCGAGCGCCGCCGGGTCGACGAGGCCGGGGCGGGCGACCAGGGTCACGCGGGGAGCGGTGTTGTCGGCCTCGAGGAGGTCGGCGACCTCGCCGGCATCGCGGCCGTTGCCGTGCAGGGCCTCGCGCAGGGCGCGGGTGATCCACACGGGGTGGGAGCCGACGGTCGCCAGCGCGGTCACCTGGTCGGGGGCGTCGTCGCGCAGGCGGTCGAGCCACTCGGCGAGGGTGGTGCGGCCGACCTTGCGCAGGACGGCGTTGACCATCTGGGCGGGGCCGGCGCCCACGCGGTCGCGGGCGAGGCCGACGGTCTCGGAGACGGCGGCGTGAGCGGGCACGCGCATGCCGAGGAGCTGGTGGGCGCCCAGACGCAGCACGTCGAGGACGTCGGGGTCGAGGCGGTCGAGGGGCCGGTCGACGCAGGCGGCGAGGATGGCGTCGTAGCGGCCGCGCAGGCGCAGGGTGCCGTAGCAGACCTCGGTGGCGAACGCGGCGTCGCGGCCCGTCAGGCCGCGCTCGCGCAGCAGGGGCGGCAGGACGAGGTTGGCGTAGGCGTCGGACGCGTCGACCTCGCGCAGCACGTCGAACGCGGCGGTGCGGGCGGGGTCGGTGCGGCGGCTGCGCTGCGAGGGCGCCTGGCCGCTGCGGTGGCCGCGGCCCTGGGAGCGGGCGGCGCCGCGCTGGCGGCCCCGGTCGTCGCGGCGGTCGTCGCTCATCGGGTCTCCCCCAGTCGGCCGGTCTCCACGACGGTGCGTCCTGCGCCGCGGGCCCAGTCGGCGGCGGCCATGGGCTTCTTGCCGACGGGCTGGACGTCGCCGAGGGCGACGGCGTGGGTGGCGGTGCCGACGAGCACCTCCTGCTTGCCGGCGCGCAGGACGCCGGGGGCGAGGTCGGTGACGTCGGGGCGGGGGGCGACGGGGCCGAGGCCGAGGCGGGCGCCGTCGGGCAGGGTGGTCCAGGCGCCGGGGGCGGGGGTGACGGCGCGGACGCGGCGGTCGACCGCGAGCGCCGGGTCGTCCCAGCGCACGAGGGCGTCGTCGCGGGTGATCTTGGGGGCGTAGGAGGCGCCCTCGGGGCTCTGCGGGGCGGGCGCGAGGTCTCCGGTGGCGAGGGCGTCGAGGGTGGCGACGAGCAGGTGGGCGCCGGAGTCGGCGAGCCGGCCCAGGAGGTCGCCGGTGGTGTCGCGGGGGCGGATGGTCTCGGTGGTGGTGCCGAGCACCGGGCCGGTGTCCATGCCCTCGTCGAGGAGGAACGTGGTGGCGCCGGTGACCTCGTCCCCGGCGAGGACGGCGTGCTGCACGGGGGCGGCGCCGCGCCAGGCGGGCAGGACGGAGAAGTGCAGGTTCACCCAGCCGAGGCGGGGCACGGCGAGGACCTCGGGGCGCAGGAGGTGGCCGTAGGCGACGACGGGTGCGGCGTCGACGTCGAGGTCGCGCAGGCGGGCGACGAACTCCTCGCCGCGCGGGACGTCGGTGAGCACGGGGATCCCGGCCTCCTCGGCGGCGACGCGTACGGGGCTGGGCACGAGGCGGCGGCCGCGCCCGGCGGGGGCGTCGGCGCGGGTGAGGACGGCGACGACCTCGTGGTCGGAGGCGAGGAGCGCCCGCAGGGCGGGCACGGCGGGTTCGGGGGTTCCGGCGAAGAGGAGACGCACCGGGCAAGTCTAGGCCGCGGGGCCGCCGCTCCCCGGGCGGCGGGTGCTCGCCGGGGAGGTCAGGGGCGTGCGACGGGCAGCCCGAGCTCTGCGAGCGCCGTGCGCAGGGCGGGGGTGCCGGTGAACACCACGCCGTGGAACCCGGCGGTGCGGGCGCCCGTGACGTTGGCCTCGACGTCGTCGACGAACACGGTGCGGGCGGGGTCGAGGGCGAAGCGCGCGGCGGCGAGGCGGAAGATCGCGGGGTCGGGCTTGGCGAGGCCCTCGCGGCCGGAGACGAGGACGTCGAGCAGGAGGCCGATGGCGGGGGCGGCGGGCTCGGCGTGGTGGTAGGTGTCGGCGGCCCAGTTGGTGAGCCCGTACACGGGCACCCCGGCGGCGCGGAGCTCGGTGACGAGCTGGTGGCTGCCGGGGACGGGGCCGGCGAGGGTGCCGGCGTACTCGCGGACGTAGCGGGCCGCCAGGGGGGCGAGGTGGGGTGCGGTGGCCTCGAGGTGGGCGACGGCGTCGGCCCAGGTGCGTCCGGCGTCCTGGGCGTGGTTGAACGCGGCGAAGTCGACCTCGTCCTTCCAGGCGGCGAGCTCGGTGGCCTCGACGCCGGTGAACGCGCCGTCGGGGTGCCAGCGCACGAGGACGTTGCCGAGGTCGAGCACGACGGCGTCGACCCGGCGGGCGGCGGGACCGGTCATCAGAGCATCTCCGGGGGGTCG
This Isoptericola jiangsuensis DNA region includes the following protein-coding sequences:
- a CDS encoding RsmB/NOP family class I SAM-dependent RNA methyltransferase, with the protein product MSDDRRDDRGRQRGAARSQGRGHRSGQAPSQRSRRTDPARTAAFDVLREVDASDAYANLVLPPLLRERGLTGRDAAFATEVCYGTLRLRGRYDAILAACVDRPLDRLDPDVLDVLRLGAHQLLGMRVPAHAAVSETVGLARDRVGAGPAQMVNAVLRKVGRTTLAEWLDRLRDDAPDQVTALATVGSHPVWITRALREALHGNGRDAGEVADLLEADNTAPRVTLVARPGLVDPAALADGSDARLEAGRLAPSARVLASGADPAALPAVADGRGGVQDEGSQLVTLALAAVPLDGPDARWLDLCAGPGGKAALLGALAAQRDATLVANEVQPHRARLVRRGVRALPDGVVDVRTGDGRAVGDDEPGLYDRVLVDAPCTGLGALRRRPESRWRRTPADLGTLTGLQAELLASALDAVRPGGVVAYVTCSPHLAETRHVVDDVLRRRDDVERLDARAAVRDVLVPGASIDLGADDGGAHGLDVQLWPHVHGTDAMHLTLLRRR
- the fmt gene encoding methionyl-tRNA formyltransferase, coding for MRLLFAGTPEPAVPALRALLASDHEVVAVLTRADAPAGRGRRLVPSPVRVAAEEAGIPVLTDVPRGEEFVARLRDLDVDAAPVVAYGHLLRPEVLAVPRLGWVNLHFSVLPAWRGAAPVQHAVLAGDEVTGATTFLLDEGMDTGPVLGTTTETIRPRDTTGDLLGRLADSGAHLLVATLDALATGDLAPAPQSPEGASYAPKITRDDALVRWDDPALAVDRRVRAVTPAPGAWTTLPDGARLGLGPVAPRPDVTDLAPGVLRAGKQEVLVGTATHAVALGDVQPVGKKPMAAADWARGAGRTVVETGRLGETR
- a CDS encoding HAD family hydrolase, whose amino-acid sequence is MTGPAARRVDAVVLDLGNVLVRWHPDGAFTGVEATELAAWKDEVDFAAFNHAQDAGRTWADAVAHLEATAPHLAPLAARYVREYAGTLAGPVPGSHQLVTELRAAGVPVYGLTNWAADTYHHAEPAAPAIGLLLDVLVSGREGLAKPDPAIFRLAAARFALDPARTVFVDDVEANVTGARTAGFHGVVFTGTPALRTALAELGLPVARP